One Rhodobacteraceae bacterium M385 genomic region harbors:
- a CDS encoding insulinase family protein, whose protein sequence is MSARLKLTRLTARVFAPLAVALAFAAPLHADIVDIQPVTSEGGIDAWLVEDTSIPFVALDLWFTGGGSIDAPDARGAVHLMTALLEEGAGDMDAATFAAELEGLAASFSFDVYRDELVISVQMLTQNRDEVLALLHDVLIAPRFDESAIERVRGQVLSILEGDANDPETIAGAEFNALTFGDHPYATRLEGTLESVAGLTRDDLLAAHRSALVRDRVSVGVAGDMTAEDLGPILDTLLGDLPLSDVPLPDPAEVSDEGGITVVDFATPQSSVYFGHAGIARDDPDFFAAFVMNQVLGAGGYRSRLMEEVREQRGLTYGISTWLSLSRSAPMMQGGFSSSNALVAEAIDVVQAQWAEIAANGITEAELEAAQQYMTGAYPLRFDGNGTIAGILAAMQADNMPIDYIASRNDNVLAVTVEDIQRVAAEVVDSDALRFVVVGQPEGLEASN, encoded by the coding sequence ATGAGCGCTCGCCTGAAGCTTACCCGTCTGACCGCTCGGGTCTTTGCCCCCTTGGCCGTGGCGCTGGCGTTTGCCGCGCCGCTTCATGCCGATATCGTGGATATCCAACCGGTCACGTCTGAAGGTGGGATTGATGCTTGGCTGGTGGAAGACACCTCCATCCCCTTCGTGGCGCTTGATCTTTGGTTCACCGGCGGCGGCTCCATCGACGCGCCGGACGCGCGCGGCGCTGTGCATCTGATGACGGCCCTGTTGGAAGAGGGCGCGGGGGACATGGACGCGGCCACTTTCGCCGCTGAACTTGAAGGGCTTGCTGCGTCTTTCAGCTTTGATGTCTACCGCGATGAGCTAGTGATTTCGGTCCAGATGCTGACCCAAAACCGCGATGAGGTCTTGGCGCTTCTGCACGACGTTCTAATTGCCCCGCGTTTTGACGAAAGCGCGATTGAACGGGTGCGGGGGCAGGTTTTGTCGATCCTTGAAGGCGACGCCAATGACCCCGAAACAATTGCCGGAGCCGAGTTCAACGCGCTGACCTTTGGCGACCATCCCTATGCCACTCGGCTTGAGGGCACGCTGGAAAGCGTCGCTGGCCTGACCCGTGACGATCTGCTGGCTGCCCACCGCAGTGCACTGGTGCGCGACCGCGTGTCGGTCGGCGTGGCAGGCGACATGACCGCCGAAGACCTTGGGCCGATCCTTGATACGCTTCTGGGTGATCTGCCCTTGTCCGACGTGCCCCTGCCCGACCCGGCAGAGGTGTCTGACGAGGGCGGCATTACCGTGGTGGATTTCGCCACGCCGCAATCCTCCGTGTATTTCGGCCATGCGGGTATTGCCCGTGACGACCCCGATTTCTTCGCGGCCTTCGTGATGAACCAGGTTCTGGGCGCAGGGGGCTATCGGTCGCGGCTGATGGAAGAAGTGCGCGAACAGCGCGGGCTGACCTATGGGATCAGCACATGGCTTAGCCTCAGCCGATCCGCGCCCATGATGCAGGGCGGGTTCTCCTCCTCCAACGCTTTGGTGGCCGAGGCGATTGACGTGGTGCAAGCGCAATGGGCCGAGATCGCCGCCAACGGGATCACCGAGGCCGAGCTGGAGGCCGCACAGCAGTATATGACTGGGGCCTACCCACTGCGCTTTGATGGCAATGGCACGATTGCGGGCATTCTGGCCGCGATGCAGGCCGACAATATGCCGATCGACTATATCGCCAGCCGCAACGACAACGTACTGGCCGTGACGGTGGAAGATATCCAACGGGTCGCCGCAGAGGTTGTTGATAGCGATGCATTGCGCTTCGTGGTCGTGGGTCAGCCTGAAGGGCTTGAAGCCTCGAACTAA
- the mutL gene encoding DNA mismatch repair endonuclease MutL, which produces MAHPTPNISTGASDSGRPVIRQLDEAAINRIAAGEVVERPASAVKELVENAIDAGARRIVVEVAHGGKTLIRVTDDGCGMEADDLPMALSRHATSKIDGTDLLNIHSFGFRGEALPSLGSVGRLSITSRASDAGHMIRVTGGAHEAVKPAALNRGTVVELRDLFFATPARLKFLRTDRAEMQAISDVVKRLAMAEPSIGFTLKDVTEVERVTFRVDPESGDLFDALRGRLTAIMGREFTDNALAINAEREGLHLTGYAALPTYSRGSAVAQFLFVNGRPVRDKLLIGALRAAYMDVLSRDRHPAAVLFIGCPSERVDVNVHPAKSEVRFREPAAARSLIVTGLRHALAEAGHRASSTVADATLQAFQTAPQAPPAEPLSSPRVYQMDRAGQQRGFAPIRGMEEAAPSWSAPSARVDEAVIDSDGPLGAARAQVHENYIIAQTPGGIVLVDQHAAHERLVYERLKTQMAENGVARQALLIPEIITLGTDADRLLDHAAELERFGLVIEPFGPGTVAVRETPAILGEINAEAMVRDILDELADLGDSQTVQARVEAVLSRVACHGSIRSGRQMRADEMNALLREMEATPLSGQCNHGRPTYVELKLADIERLFGRT; this is translated from the coding sequence ATGGCACATCCCACCCCCAACATATCCACAGGCGCCTCTGATTCTGGCCGCCCCGTCATCCGGCAACTGGATGAAGCCGCAATTAACCGTATTGCAGCGGGTGAGGTGGTGGAGCGTCCAGCATCCGCCGTGAAAGAGCTGGTGGAAAACGCGATTGACGCGGGCGCACGGCGCATCGTGGTCGAGGTCGCCCATGGCGGCAAAACTCTGATCCGCGTCACCGATGACGGCTGCGGGATGGAAGCGGATGACCTACCCATGGCCTTGTCGCGCCACGCCACATCAAAGATCGACGGCACGGACCTGCTGAACATCCATTCGTTCGGGTTTAGGGGAGAGGCGCTGCCCTCTCTCGGGTCTGTTGGGCGGCTCAGCATTACTTCGCGCGCCTCGGACGCGGGGCATATGATCCGGGTGACGGGAGGTGCCCATGAGGCGGTGAAGCCCGCTGCGCTGAACCGCGGCACCGTGGTTGAATTGCGTGATTTGTTTTTCGCCACGCCAGCGCGGCTCAAGTTCCTGCGCACGGACCGGGCCGAGATGCAGGCGATCTCTGACGTAGTGAAACGGCTGGCGATGGCCGAACCCTCCATCGGGTTCACGCTGAAGGATGTGACGGAGGTGGAGCGCGTAACGTTCCGCGTTGATCCCGAAAGCGGCGATCTGTTCGATGCGTTGCGCGGGCGGTTGACCGCCATCATGGGCCGAGAGTTCACCGATAACGCACTGGCGATTAATGCCGAGCGCGAAGGGCTGCACCTGACAGGCTACGCCGCCCTGCCCACCTATTCCCGCGGCTCTGCCGTGGCGCAATTCCTGTTCGTGAACGGGCGGCCCGTACGGGACAAGCTGCTGATCGGGGCGCTGAGGGCCGCTTATATGGATGTGTTGAGCCGAGACAGGCATCCGGCAGCGGTGCTGTTTATCGGCTGCCCGTCCGAGAGGGTGGATGTGAACGTGCATCCGGCGAAATCTGAGGTGCGGTTCAGGGAGCCTGCCGCCGCCCGCTCACTAATTGTCACGGGGCTGCGTCATGCCTTGGCCGAAGCCGGACACCGCGCGTCGTCCACCGTCGCTGACGCGACGTTGCAGGCGTTTCAGACGGCTCCTCAAGCGCCTCCTGCGGAGCCGCTTTCCTCGCCGCGCGTCTATCAGATGGACCGGGCCGGACAGCAGCGCGGGTTCGCCCCTATCCGAGGCATGGAGGAAGCGGCCCCGTCTTGGTCCGCCCCCTCGGCCCGCGTGGATGAAGCAGTGATCGACAGCGACGGCCCCTTGGGTGCCGCAAGGGCACAGGTCCACGAGAATTACATCATCGCGCAAACGCCGGGCGGGATCGTCTTGGTGGATCAGCACGCGGCCCATGAGCGGCTGGTGTACGAACGCTTGAAGACCCAGATGGCCGAAAACGGTGTAGCGAGGCAGGCGTTGCTGATCCCCGAGATTATCACTCTTGGCACCGATGCGGATCGTCTGTTGGATCACGCAGCAGAGTTGGAGCGGTTTGGTCTGGTCATTGAACCGTTCGGGCCAGGCACCGTGGCCGTGCGCGAAACCCCGGCCATTTTGGGGGAAATCAACGCCGAAGCGATGGTGCGCGATATCCTGGACGAATTGGCCGATTTGGGCGACAGCCAAACGGTACAGGCCCGGGTGGAGGCCGTATTGAGCCGCGTGGCCTGCCACGGCTCGATCCGGTCAGGGCGGCAGATGCGGGCCGATGAGATGAACGCCCTGCTCCGCGAGATGGAGGCCACGCCGCTATCGGGCCAGTGCAACCACGGGCGGCCCACCTATGTGGAGCTGAAGTTGGCTGATATCGAACGGCTGTTCGGGCGCACGTGA
- the rmuC gene encoding DNA recombination protein RmuC, with product MVLILSGWRAAKRSALAVEPLAHHMAALGQTVQALGQGQERLAGGLAAVSDHQARAQATLQEAMERRLEEVQKGMSETLHGTSTRTARSLGELQQKLEQIDRAQAKIEKLSGDVLGLQDILSNKQRRGMFGEIQLNDIVSGALPPDAYALQSTLSNGKRADVLIHLPNPPGPIVIDAKFPLEAYEALMRAPNAEAQARALREFGAAVRVHIKAISEKYILEGETADGALMFLPSEAVYAELHARLPEVVRAGFDARVWIVSPTTCMATLNTMRAVMKDARMREQAGEIRKALRQLHRDVEIVGERAGKLEAHLRQAGEDVAGILTASSRAGKRAERLDNFDFEEMTPDDAGVVPLPRG from the coding sequence ATGGTGCTGATCCTGTCGGGGTGGAGGGCCGCAAAAAGATCCGCCTTGGCGGTGGAGCCGCTGGCACATCACATGGCGGCATTGGGACAGACGGTGCAGGCGTTAGGTCAGGGACAGGAGCGGCTGGCCGGTGGTTTGGCCGCAGTGTCGGACCATCAGGCGAGGGCTCAGGCCACGTTGCAGGAGGCGATGGAGCGGCGGTTGGAGGAGGTGCAGAAGGGCATGTCCGAAACGCTGCACGGGACGTCGACGCGCACGGCGCGGAGCCTTGGGGAATTGCAGCAGAAACTGGAGCAGATCGACCGGGCGCAGGCGAAGATCGAGAAGCTCTCGGGCGATGTATTGGGGTTGCAGGATATTCTGTCGAACAAGCAACGGCGCGGGATGTTTGGGGAAATCCAGCTGAACGATATCGTGTCCGGCGCCTTGCCGCCGGACGCCTACGCGCTGCAATCGACGCTATCGAACGGAAAGCGCGCAGATGTGTTGATCCATCTGCCGAACCCTCCGGGCCCGATTGTGATCGACGCGAAGTTCCCGCTTGAGGCTTATGAAGCGTTGATGCGCGCGCCCAACGCCGAGGCTCAAGCACGGGCGTTGAGAGAGTTTGGGGCGGCGGTGAGGGTGCATATCAAGGCGATCTCGGAGAAATACATCCTCGAGGGAGAGACCGCCGACGGGGCATTGATGTTCCTGCCCTCAGAAGCGGTCTACGCCGAGTTGCACGCACGTCTGCCCGAGGTTGTGAGGGCCGGATTTGACGCGAGGGTTTGGATCGTATCGCCCACCACCTGCATGGCTACGCTGAACACGATGCGGGCGGTGATGAAGGACGCAAGGATGCGGGAGCAGGCCGGAGAAATCCGCAAAGCCTTGCGGCAGTTGCACCGCGATGTGGAGATTGTCGGCGAGCGGGCCGGAAAGCTGGAAGCGCATTTGCGGCAGGCCGGGGAAGATGTGGCCGGGATTCTGACCGCGTCGTCCCGGGCGGGGAAACGGGCGGAGCGGCTGGATAACTTCGATTTCGAAGAGATGACCCCCGATGACGCAGGTGTGGTGCCCTTGCCGAGAGGGTGA